One part of the Tolypothrix sp. NIES-4075 genome encodes these proteins:
- a CDS encoding nuclear transport factor 2 family protein, whose translation MRSNMELTGLDKLEIMELAARFEMSLDKEDVENYLATFASDGALQGFWGIAKGKEELRQGFYAMLDTFARGKRHCSSNAIIQGNSDGATMESYLTVVNREDLNRAGSAFVKDQVRKIDGKWYLMLRQIEVDPSLPLLQQSQQAGANA comes from the coding sequence GTGAGATCAAATATGGAATTGACTGGGTTAGACAAGCTCGAAATCATGGAGCTAGCGGCACGGTTTGAAATGTCGCTGGATAAGGAGGATGTCGAAAATTACCTCGCAACCTTTGCTTCCGATGGTGCATTGCAGGGGTTCTGGGGAATTGCAAAGGGGAAAGAGGAGTTGCGCCAGGGTTTTTACGCTATGTTGGATACCTTTGCGCGGGGAAAGCGGCACTGTAGCTCGAATGCCATCATTCAAGGAAATTCTGACGGAGCAACAATGGAGTCGTATTTGACCGTCGTTAATCGAGAAGATTTGAATCGGGCAGGGAGCGCCTTTGTCAAAGATCAGGTCAGGAAAATTGACGGTAAGTGGTATCTGATGTTACGTCAAATTGAGGTTGATCCGAGTTTGCCACTGCTACAGCAGTCTCAACAAGCCGGAGCGAACGCATGA
- a CDS encoding muconolactone Delta-isomerase family protein, with the protein MNRYMVEVTLSGVDPNQFETLAAREQEVVAELTQTGFIKQIYVHNDLSGAYLVVEERDESYVRQQFNRFPLFPYMTLKLVQLQN; encoded by the coding sequence ATGAATCGTTACATGGTCGAGGTGACTTTATCGGGTGTTGATCCGAATCAGTTTGAGACACTTGCTGCTAGAGAACAAGAAGTCGTCGCTGAATTGACCCAAACAGGATTTATTAAGCAAATCTATGTTCACAATGACCTATCTGGGGCTTATCTAGTGGTAGAAGAACGTGATGAATCCTATGTCAGACAGCAGTTCAATAGGTTTCCCCTGTTTCCTTATATGACACTGAAACTGGTTCAGCTTCAAAATTAA